One Pyrococcus furiosus DSM 3638 genomic region harbors:
- a CDS encoding glycosyltransferase family 4 protein, with the protein MSSEDIEGFKKKFNIRPDNFYLLGHSLTAVKMKAEGAKLLIRCLPSLPNNVYLLLSRNGRFIDALKQYAREIGVEDRVIFTGDLDNPHIATTVADIYTHITFGEGLPLALLEVMKIGKPIIASKIGGIPEAIRHPLEGILVENKAEDIIQRVEFLFQNPKIRRKMSVISRRAVEKRFSWRKTAFVLLKHFSKKPDK; encoded by the coding sequence GTGTCCTCGGAAGATATCGAAGGATTTAAAAAGAAGTTCAATATTAGACCAGATAACTTTTACCTGTTGGGCCATTCACTGACTGCTGTTAAGATGAAAGCAGAGGGGGCCAAGTTGTTAATTCGCTGCTTGCCATCCCTGCCGAACAATGTTTATCTACTGCTCAGTAGGAACGGAAGGTTCATCGATGCCCTAAAGCAGTACGCAAGGGAAATAGGGGTTGAGGATCGAGTTATCTTCACGGGAGATCTGGATAACCCACACATCGCAACTACTGTGGCAGACATATACACGCATATAACCTTTGGAGAAGGATTACCATTGGCACTACTCGAAGTAATGAAGATAGGAAAGCCCATAATTGCGAGTAAGATCGGGGGAATACCAGAAGCTATCAGACATCCTTTGGAGGGCATATTAGTAGAGAACAAAGCAGAAGACATAATCCAAAGGGTTGAGTTCTTATTTCAAAACCCAAAAATCCGGAGAAAGATGAGTGTGATTTCAAGGAGAGCTGTGGAAAAAAGATTTTCATGGAGGAAAACGGCCTTTGTGCTTTTAAAACACTTTTCTAAAAAACCTGACAAATAA